Part of the Gloeocapsa sp. DLM2.Bin57 genome is shown below.
TGAGAGGGTTTCTAGACCTTGACAAGGTATAATTACTTTAGCTTGATGGTTAAAACCTACTACTGATATTCTATCTCCCGGATTGAGTTTAGAGATAATATCGATAGCTGCTTGCTTAACTTTTTCTAGGGGTTTTCCTCGCATTGAACCACTATAATCGATTACCAAACAAAGATTCAATGGTAAATGGTTCTCTTGTATTGCTTCAGCATTAACATTAATACTGATTTCTAATTGACGTTGACAACTTGGTTGTTTAGCGTTAAGGTGGCTATCGCTTAAAACGGCTTTGAGTTCAACTTTCATGATTTATTCTTCCCATATTCCAAAAAATAACAGCAACCCGATTTAATTAACCTAGGGATTTCCTGATTTACTTAATACTATTCGGAGTATAACTGAGTTTACAGTCTTTTGACTCCCTGATTACCATTTTAGGAAATATAAGATATTTTTGAGTTGCTGTTATTTGGTTTTAACGAGACAGACGTAGATTTAAACAGCTTTCTTACCTCTTCTTGATCAAACTGCCTGTTCAATCTGCCAGGAGAAGCTTGATAATTGCTTCTACTCTTAGAATAACATCTCTTACTGATTTTGTTCACCACTGATACAAAACTTAAAAAAAGGAAGCCTGAATTAGCTTCCTTGTAAGTTTTAGATATTAACCATTGAGGAGTTTTTCTCCCTTAGCGATCGCTTGGTCAATACTTCCCACCAGATAGAAAGCCTGTTCCGGGTATTTATCTAATTCTCCTGAGAGAATCATGTTAAACCCTTTGATAGTCTCTTCGAGGGTCACATATTGACCAGGAGATCCTGTAAATACTTCAGCTACGAAGAAAGGTTGAGAGAGATAGCGTTCAATTTTACGAGCCCGATCTACCACTAAACGGTCTTCTTCGGATAGTTCATCTAGACCTAGAATCGCGATGATATCTTGTAGTTCTTTATACCTTTGTAAGGTCGATTGAACTGCACGAGCGGTTTGATAGTGTTCTTCACCAACGATATTAGGTTGTAGCATAGTACTAGCAGAGCCGAGGGGATCTACTGCGGGATAGATTCCTTTGGAAGCTAAACCACGAGACAACACCGTTGTACCATCTAAGTGAGCAAAGGTAGTAGCAGGGGCGGGGTCGGTTAAGTCGTCCGCGGGGACATATACAGCTTGAATTGAGGTAATCGAGCCTTCTTTAGTAGAAGTAATCCTTTCTTGGAGGTCTCCCATGTCAGTACCGAGAGTTGGTTGATATCCTACCGCCGATGGCATACGTCCTAATAGCGCAGATACTTCAGAACCCGCTTGGACAAAACGGAAGATATTATCAATAAACAGCAATACGTCTTGTTTGTTACTATCGCGGAAATATTCAGCCATGGTCAATGCGGATAATCCTACACGCATTCTCGCTCCTGGTGGTTCGTTCATCTGACCATAGACTAGAGAAATTTTAGACTCACTAAGATTCTCTTCGTTAATTACTTTGGATTCGATCATCTCGTTGTAGAGGTCGTTTCCTTCACGGGTACGCTCTCCAACACCGCCAAACACTGACACCCCACCGTGGTTAATAGCGATGTTATTAATCAATTCCATCATAATTACGGTTTTGCCTACTCCAGCTCCACCGAATAGACCAATTTTCCCACCACGACGATAGGGGGTTAACAGGTCGATTACTTTAATTCCTGTTTCAAAAACTGTAGGTTTGGTTTCTAAATCGGTTAATTTAGGAGCAGGACGGTG
Proteins encoded:
- the atpD gene encoding F0F1 ATP synthase subunit beta; this translates as MVATTDTIGKITQVIGPVVDAQFPSGKLPNIYNALRVKTTNEAGQEVAVTCEVQQLLGDNQVRAVAMSTTDGLVRGMDIIDTGAPISVPVGKKTLGRIFNVLGEPVDNKGPVEYEEISPIHRPAPKLTDLETKPTVFETGIKVIDLLTPYRRGGKIGLFGGAGVGKTVIMMELINNIAINHGGVSVFGGVGERTREGNDLYNEMIESKVINEENLSESKISLVYGQMNEPPGARMRVGLSALTMAEYFRDSNKQDVLLFIDNIFRFVQAGSEVSALLGRMPSAVGYQPTLGTDMGDLQERITSTKEGSITSIQAVYVPADDLTDPAPATTFAHLDGTTVLSRGLASKGIYPAVDPLGSASTMLQPNIVGEEHYQTARAVQSTLQRYKELQDIIAILGLDELSEEDRLVVDRARKIERYLSQPFFVAEVFTGSPGQYVTLEETIKGFNMILSGELDKYPEQAFYLVGSIDQAIAKGEKLLNG